One stretch of Lacrimispora sphenoides DNA includes these proteins:
- a CDS encoding methyl-accepting chemotaxis protein, translating into MKSFKDFSISRKLATGFLGLTLIMLLVGGAGIAGLARISQMDTYMYKGQTAPMKDLFEALESLYQFRVDSRAMVIYTGDAQKLDDLKQSFDSGSEKFLTSIEAYRKTITNPESFTLLDESVSLFNESFKPAVEKCMYEAKAGNEVAAWEALLQETNNIQKMFDNFNKLIDNRMDEAGRTNDSNHDTALWLTAVLVLFVAFGAGTAVFLGARISKMISQPIEQVVDAANRIALGHVDVELGSIDSKDETGQLANAFTKMIDSIGKQVDAADRISNGDFTNEVPLRSDQDILGLALQKIRKDLNHTLLLISTASDQVNAGAEQVSSAAQALASGTAEQAATIEELNASVSSVAEQAEENAKNVQRAADYVGQAGAGVNESNEYMRKLNEAMKEIGSASDKISNITKVIEDIAFQTNILALNAAVESARAGEAGKGFAVVADEVRSLAGKSAEAAKQTADLIRYSVTSVSEGEKLADETAKVLQGVAEQAQFVEQAIRGIEESSSQQVQVIEQINQGLYQVSAVVQTNAATAEESSSSSEELAAQAQMLQQEVGRFRLFKEDSLHTR; encoded by the coding sequence ATGAAAAGCTTTAAGGATTTCAGTATTTCGCGAAAACTGGCGACGGGTTTTTTAGGCCTGACGCTTATTATGTTGCTGGTCGGGGGTGCAGGAATTGCCGGACTTGCCAGGATCAGTCAAATGGATACATACATGTATAAAGGGCAGACAGCTCCAATGAAAGATTTATTTGAGGCACTTGAAAGCCTTTATCAGTTCCGGGTGGACTCAAGAGCCATGGTAATTTATACGGGAGATGCCCAAAAGCTTGATGATCTGAAGCAAAGCTTTGACAGTGGGTCGGAGAAGTTTTTAACCAGCATAGAGGCTTACCGCAAGACTATAACCAATCCGGAATCCTTTACCCTTTTAGATGAGTCTGTTTCGCTGTTTAATGAATCCTTTAAGCCAGCCGTGGAGAAGTGTATGTATGAGGCAAAGGCAGGTAATGAGGTTGCCGCTTGGGAGGCACTTCTTCAGGAAACAAATAATATTCAGAAGATGTTTGATAATTTCAACAAATTAATTGACAACCGGATGGATGAAGCCGGAAGGACCAATGATTCCAATCATGATACTGCATTGTGGCTGACCGCTGTTCTGGTTCTTTTTGTTGCATTTGGAGCCGGTACAGCAGTATTTTTAGGGGCAAGAATCTCAAAAATGATCAGTCAGCCAATTGAGCAGGTTGTGGATGCTGCAAACCGGATCGCATTAGGGCATGTGGATGTGGAGCTTGGCAGTATTGATTCAAAGGATGAAACCGGCCAGCTTGCCAATGCCTTTACTAAGATGATCGACAGCATTGGAAAACAGGTGGATGCAGCCGACAGGATCAGCAATGGAGATTTTACCAATGAGGTCCCCCTTCGTTCTGACCAGGACATCCTTGGGCTTGCACTGCAAAAAATCAGAAAAGATTTAAACCACACACTGTTATTAATAAGCACAGCATCCGATCAGGTCAATGCAGGGGCAGAACAGGTTTCCTCTGCGGCACAGGCTCTGGCTTCCGGAACTGCGGAGCAGGCAGCTACGATTGAGGAACTGAATGCTTCCGTCAGCAGCGTGGCGGAGCAGGCAGAAGAAAATGCAAAAAATGTTCAAAGGGCTGCTGATTATGTTGGGCAGGCCGGTGCCGGGGTCAACGAGAGCAATGAATACATGCGGAAGCTGAATGAGGCGATGAAGGAAATCGGTTCCGCCTCTGATAAAATATCAAACATCACGAAAGTGATTGAAGATATTGCATTCCAGACGAACATTCTTGCGCTCAATGCGGCTGTGGAATCTGCCCGCGCTGGAGAGGCTGGCAAAGGATTTGCAGTGGTTGCAGATGAAGTCAGGAGCCTCGCCGGAAAATCTGCGGAAGCAGCCAAGCAGACGGCTGATTTGATCAGATATTCGGTGACCAGTGTTTCAGAGGGTGAGAAATTAGCCGATGAGACGGCAAAGGTTCTTCAGGGAGTTGCGGAGCAGGCGCAGTTTGTGGAACAAGCGATTAGAGGGATCGAGGAATCCTCTTCCCAGCAGGTACAGGTGATAGAACAGATCAATCAGGGCTTATACCAGGTATCTGCAGTTGTCCAGACAAACGCTGCGACCGCAGAAGAAAGTTCTTCATCCAGTGAAGAACTGGCTGCCCAGGCGCAGATGCTCCAGCAGGAAGTGGGCAGATTCAGACTCTTTAAAGAAGATTCACTGCATACTCGTTGA
- a CDS encoding GyrI-like domain-containing protein: MAIDFKKMEKDLYQPGAKPAIIEVPEMTFIMIDGNGDPNTSEVYQTALEVLYGLAYAVKMSKMGGRQPKGYYDFVVPPLEGLWSTDTGVVESGITDKSAFCWTSMIRMPEFVTPEVIEEAKVNLLKKKPSLDLSIVRLEVFNEGLCAQVMHTGSYDNEPATILALKTFVADSGYRIDLSDTRKHHELYLNDPCKTSTEKLKTIIRYPIIK, from the coding sequence ATGGCAATTGATTTCAAAAAGATGGAAAAGGATTTATACCAACCCGGCGCGAAACCAGCCATCATCGAAGTGCCGGAAATGACTTTCATTATGATTGATGGGAACGGTGATCCAAATACCAGTGAGGTATATCAGACTGCATTGGAAGTCCTCTATGGTTTGGCTTATGCTGTAAAAATGAGCAAAATGGGCGGCAGACAGCCCAAAGGGTATTATGACTTTGTTGTTCCCCCATTGGAAGGTTTGTGGTCAACGGATACAGGCGTCGTTGAATCTGGTATAACAGATAAGAGTGCATTTTGTTGGACCTCCATGATACGAATGCCGGAGTTTGTTACACCAGAAGTCATTGAAGAGGCGAAAGTCAACCTTTTAAAAAAGAAGCCCAGTCTTGATTTATCTATTGTGCGGCTTGAAGTTTTCAATGAGGGGCTTTGCGCTCAGGTTATGCACACCGGCTCCTATGATAACGAACCGGCAACAATTCTCGCCCTAAAAACATTTGTTGCGGATTCGGGTTATAGGATTGATCTTTCGGACACGCGCAAACATCATGAATTGTATCTAAACGACCCGTGTAAAACATCTACAGAAAAATTGAAGACAATAATTCGCTATCCGATTATCAAGTAA
- a CDS encoding shikimate kinase, whose translation MRELNEIKKDLNRCDMEILDLLMRRLSYAAEIMEYKKEQGLPIFQMEEEKLRHETLLAAIGDHDYCNELSRIFKQIDEESKCVQSKRLFDHNIALIGFMGTGKSTVSKYLKDMLAMKEVDVDAMIVEDQKMPIRDIFEKYGEEYFRDCESNAILNLQNCSQTIISCGGGAVIREENVKNLKKGSCVVLLTASPETILERVKDDGGRPILNGNMNVEFIKELMAKRKDFYEKAADIIVETDHKSVQQICEEMIVSLIQFEH comes from the coding sequence ATGAGAGAGCTGAATGAAATAAAAAAAGATTTGAATCGCTGTGATATGGAAATTTTAGACCTTTTGATGCGGCGGCTTAGTTACGCAGCAGAGATCATGGAATACAAGAAGGAGCAAGGACTTCCTATATTCCAGATGGAAGAGGAGAAACTCCGGCACGAAACGTTACTTGCTGCAATAGGAGATCATGATTATTGTAACGAACTATCAAGAATCTTCAAACAAATCGATGAGGAAAGCAAATGTGTACAGAGCAAAAGACTGTTTGATCATAACATTGCTTTGATCGGATTTATGGGAACAGGAAAAAGTACGGTATCCAAATACTTAAAGGATATGCTGGCCATGAAGGAAGTGGATGTAGATGCCATGATCGTGGAAGACCAGAAGATGCCGATCCGGGATATATTTGAAAAATACGGAGAAGAGTACTTCAGGGACTGTGAAAGCAATGCGATCCTTAACCTGCAAAACTGCAGCCAGACTATTATTTCCTGTGGGGGCGGAGCGGTAATACGTGAGGAAAATGTTAAAAATCTTAAAAAGGGAAGTTGTGTCGTACTTCTAACTGCCAGCCCTGAAACCATTTTGGAGAGAGTAAAGGATGATGGCGGGCGTCCAATATTAAATGGAAATATGAACGTGGAATTTATAAAAGAGCTTATGGCAAAACGTAAGGATTTTTATGAAAAAGCAGCGGATATAATCGTAGAAACGGATCATAAAAGTGTACAGCAGATATGTGAAGAAATGATTGTTTCCCTCATTCAATTTGAACATTGA
- a CDS encoding bacteriohemerythrin, translating to MLWKDKYELGVPLIDVQHMELFQRVEIFMKVLRSSASWDEKVEKVNETLEFMNAYVVEHFRDEEAYQEKIGYPGREEHKKIHTDMVNYVLAVTEEYERSGYDEQLMQTFAGKLMAWLINHVAAEDQRIATYAISKGVAKND from the coding sequence ATGCTTTGGAAGGATAAATATGAGCTGGGAGTTCCGTTGATTGATGTACAGCATATGGAACTGTTTCAGCGGGTAGAGATTTTTATGAAAGTATTACGTTCCTCCGCTTCCTGGGATGAAAAAGTAGAAAAGGTAAATGAAACATTAGAATTTATGAATGCGTATGTGGTAGAGCATTTCCGTGACGAGGAGGCATACCAGGAGAAAATCGGTTATCCGGGCAGAGAAGAGCATAAGAAGATCCATACCGACATGGTAAATTATGTCCTTGCAGTTACGGAAGAATATGAGCGCAGCGGTTATGACGAGCAGCTGATGCAGACGTTCGCAGGAAAGCTTATGGCATGGCTTATCAACCATGTTGCAGCAGAAGACCAGCGCATAGCCACTTATGCGATTTCAAAGGGGGTAGCTAAGAATGACTGA
- a CDS encoding chemotaxis protein CheX yields the protein MTDLYGPFLEATRNVFKLMLELNDVSDHPADSFACEEELDVSIGFIGDLKGEVIYRLPHETSLGIVNIMSGMEFDAVDEFVTSAVSEVANIISGNVLTMLAGEDLTCDILPPVLRKPDESGEYTFHTACCVTTAIGDVCLDIRLSQAE from the coding sequence ATGACTGATTTATATGGCCCCTTTTTAGAAGCAACCCGGAATGTATTTAAGCTGATGCTTGAACTTAACGATGTTTCCGATCACCCGGCAGATTCTTTTGCATGCGAGGAGGAACTAGACGTTTCCATCGGCTTTATTGGAGATCTTAAGGGGGAGGTGATTTACCGCCTTCCTCATGAGACATCTCTTGGCATCGTAAATATCATGAGCGGCATGGAATTTGATGCAGTGGATGAGTTTGTTACCTCTGCCGTATCTGAAGTTGCCAATATTATCAGCGGAAATGTTCTTACCATGCTTGCTGGTGAAGATCTGACCTGTGATATCCTTCCGCCGGTTTTACGTAAGCCGGACGAGAGTGGAGAATATACATTCCATACTGCCTGCTGTGTGACTACAGCCATCGGTGATGTTTGTCTGGATATAAGGCTTAGTCAGGCTGAGTAA